In Torulaspora delbrueckii CBS 1146 chromosome 1, complete genome, one genomic interval encodes:
- the UFD4 gene encoding putative ubiquitin-protein ligase UFD4 (similar to Saccharomyces cerevisiae UFD4 (YKL010C); ancestral locus Anc_2.497) has product MEGTQDHDDRHSDNSDYMMEDHSPDENQYGSSDDDYERSSSRYYDEEGDGEDEDEVEEDAYIDDDDDDDNDVEEFVGGTGRSERSYTAHGILGSLAQSLNENAGEGGDRTRARQGLMNLSEVFPEILSILNDGGHGIGGGRGGRSERIYRLVNNVSNATEDPYMAMESLRELSEHLLMMDQVIIERMLPIEKLLASIVELLSNPLLKGELELQLLSCRCLYNLFEANPESISVAVDHNIITALQDILQEISYIDLAEQVLETLELISRVNARDILRSGGLSTSLQYLDFFTIHAQRKAVGIVSNACSRVQLEDFNIIKELSVILKPVFINAEDQIMLSKLVNALYGICGAFRHDYMLETLFTIDIVMRISQLIASSETQLDMKLKCLEIISVLVNVSGHISKEFIETGKVANMLSDSFSCYCKSPDAALHETLMFVPKPLLHSVARTIALLFPAEYEQILSIDIPKDAALKYDDEKLDKLLKELTPLMVEIYMNAVDFEVRRYVLIALARISTCLTKSTIKSVDSSIIRLVGSTLAQNESIIDKEQGQAWVASGLVVGVLSLIDILTMRFAPDVLPQLKREGIFSLLQTLNSTLQRIKDEDGETFDAESLDKSDDLISSGDPESNDEEGDEETELQFGLMDIPDQVEPKKIKFNVLRRLPFKYTCNKMSELSKDLLAMLEENEETVIEELRDIEELVKFLDAVDIKNFSADSWLQLWTSVKSCTFNGAFEISSFEFVSTGLAAALCRLVEKCGLMNIVAKRTFNEVFGPKIVDLIGILQTALTRLESFRIVECGLPGDEGRVASLGKQVKIKLVYNGDPRKDNISEQLTTITLSIHCISSFNALNEFLRHRIAQTRFLHSLFPGLSTPAGNETDGQSIDEVKNWAFEFSSEDEVFKLSDTIFEAMYTAFKNSGKPLSEVWHTPQVINFKRIDAHESGETKGFSSIYNHDQEFEGKCLKPAGDILILLKFMKVNQLPDDLFINPKLSAKLSRQLEEPLVVASGVLPNWSLQLTKDYFFLFPLETRLFFLQCTSFGYGRLVQLWKNKVGSTKESNTDDPLQHLGRITRHKLRVSRETLFLSGLKILDKYGSTASVLEIEYQGEVGTGLGPTLEFYACISREFTRRNLNMWRCENFKSSADVEVPDYVETSLFPTPLDPSKDNKRVIELFRYLGIFVARSMLDNRILDFYFSRVFFQLTHRRYRTKGKDILVEDIEGGLELLALVDEHLASSLCYLYENREKASELEQMTLTFTLPGLELDLIENGKDINVTSKNVEEYIKLVLNYTLDVGIRQQLDSFIEGFSVVFPYSSLLILTPEELVEMHGRVEEDWSSSTLYASINADHGYSMGSNSIHELVSIMSSFERQDRRLFLQFLTGSPKLPIGGFKSLKPRLTVVLKHPEDGLGPDAYLPSVMTCANYFKLPKYSSGEMMRSRIVQAMNEGSQAFLLS; this is encoded by the coding sequence ATGGAAGGAACACAGGATCATGATGATCGCCACAGCGATAACAGTGACTATATGATGGAGGATCATAGCCCCGACGAGAACCAATACGGTAgttcagatgatgattatgaGCGTTCAAGCAGTCGGTACTATGACGAGGAAGGAGATGgagaggatgaagatgaggttgaggaagatgcgtacattgatgatgatgacgatgacgataATGATGTGGAAGAGTTCGTTGGGGGCACTGGGAGATCGGAGAGGTCATATACGGCGCATGGAATTTTAGGAAGCTTGGCCCAGAGTTTGAATGAAAATGCTGGGGAAGGTGGTGATCGTACGCGTGCAAGGCAGGGACTTATGAACCTGTCGGAAGTGTTTCCTGAGATATTGTCGATCCTTAATGATGGAGGACATGGGATAGGAGGTGGTCGTGGTGGTAGAAGTGAGAGGATTTACCGCTTAGTCAATAACGTTTCCAATGCAACGGAAGATCCTTATATGGCCATGGAGAGTCTTAGAGAGCTGTCAGAGCATTTACTTATGATGGATCAGGTTATCATAGAGAGGATGCTACcgattgaaaaattgcttGCTAGCATCGTGGAATTGCTTTCAAACCCACTTCTTAAGGGTGAATTGGAATTGCAACTGCTCTCATGCCGTTGTCTATACAACCTCTTTGAGGCCAACCCAGAGAGTATATCTGTTGCCGTTGATCATAATATCATAACTGCTTTGCAAGATatacttcaagaaatcagcTACATAGATTTGGCTGAGCAAGTTCTCGAAACTCTTGAACTTATCTCTAGAGTCAACGCTAGGGATATCTTGAGGTCAGGAGGTCTGTCGACATCTTTGCAATACTTGGACTTCTTCACTATCCATGCTCAGAGAAAAGCGGTCGGGATCGTTTCCAATGCATGTAGTCGAGTGCAATTGGAAGACTTCAACATTATCAAGGAACTGTCCGTCATTTTGAAGCCGGTCTTCATCAATGCTGAGGACCAAATTATGTTATCCAAACTCGTAAACGCTCTATACGGGATATGTGGAGCGTTCAGGCATGACTACATGTTGGAGACTTTATTCACCATTGATATAGTAATGCGCATTTCTCAACTAATTGCTAGTTCGGAGACTCAGCTAGATATGAAATTAAAATGTCTCGAAATTATTTCTGTTTTGGTTAACGTAAGTGGCCATATTTCTAAGGAATTCATCGAAACAGGCAAAGTGGCAAACATGCTATCTGATTCCTTTAGTTGTTACTGTAAGTCCCCAGATGCTGCATTGCACGAAACTTTGATGTTTGTACCGAAACCTCTATTGCATTCTGTAGCTCGCACTATAGCGTTGCTATTCCCAGCCGAATATGAGCAGATCCTTTCCATTGACATACCAAAAGATGCGGCCCTCAAATATGATGACGAAAAACTAGACAAGCTACTAAAAGAACTAACACCTCTCATGGTGGAAATCTACATGAACGCAGTAGATTTTGAAGTCCGTAGGTATGTTTTGATCGCTTTGGCCAGAATATCTACTTGTTTGACAAAATCCACAATCAAGAGTGTCGACTCTAGCATTATTAGATTGGTCGGTTCTACTTTGGCCCAGAATGAGTCGATTATTGATAAAGAACAAGGTCAAGCGTGGGTCGCTAGTGGTTTAGTTGTCGGagttctttctttgatcgATATACTTACAATGAGGTTCGCTCCTGATGTTTTGCCTCAATTGAAACGAGAAGGTATCTTCAGTTTGCTCCAGACACTAAATTCAACTTTACAAAGAATTAAGGACGAAGATGGCGAGACTTTTGACGCCGAAAGTCTCGATAAAAGTGATGATTTAATTTCAAGTGGAGATCCCGAGAGCAACGACGAGGAAGGTGATGAGGAAACCGAACTTCAGTTTGGTTTGATGGACATACCAGACCAGGTCGAACCCAAGAAGATAAAATTTAATGTTTTGAGAAGGTTACCCTTTAAGTACACCTGCAATAAGATGTCGGAATTGAGTAAGGATCTTTTGGCTATGTTAGAAGAGAACGAAGAAACCGTGATCGAAGAACTGCGTgatattgaagagcttgtaAAGTTCCTCGACGCCGTCGAtatcaagaacttttcaGCCGATAGCTGGTTGCAATTATGGACATCAGTGAAATCTTGTACTTTCAATGGAGCTTTTGAGATTTCCAGCTTTGAGTTTGTATCCACCGGCCTTGCAGCTGCTCTTTGCCGACTAGTCGAAAAGTGCGGGCTAATGAATATTGTGGCTAAAAGAACTTTTAACGAGGTTTTCGGGCCTAAGATTGTTGATTTAATTGGCATCCTACAAACGGCACTTACAAGACTTGAGTCTTTCAGAATAGTGGAATGTGGTCTGCCAGGTGATGAAGGAAGAGTTGCTTCATTAGGTAAACAGGTCAAAATCAAACTAGTTTACAACGGTGACCCACGAAAAGATAACATTTCTGAACAATTGACAACGATAACATTATCAATACATTGTATCTCTTCATTCAATGCGCTGAACGAATTTTTAAGACATAGGATAGCGCAGACGAGATTTTTGCATTCACTGTTCCCTGGGTTAAGTACTCCAGCTGGAAATGAGACCGATGGACAGAGTATAGACGAAGTGAAAAACTGGGCTTTCGAATTTTCAAGTGAGGATGAGGTCTTTAAGCTCAGCGACACAATTTTCGAAGCCATGTATACGGCATTCAAGAATAGTGGGAAGCCATTGAGCGAGGTTTGGCATACACCTCAGGTCATCAACTTTAAGCGTATCGATGCACATGAATCTGGGGAGACCAAAGGTTTTTCCAGCATATATAACCacgatcaagaatttgagGGAAAATGTTTGAAACCTGCTGGTGATATTTtgattcttttgaagttcatGAAAGTAAACCAATTACCGGATGATTTATTCATCAATCCTAAACTTAGCGCTAAGCTATCGAGACAACTGGAAGAGCCTTTAGTTGTTGCCAGTGGGGTCTTGCCAAATTGGTCTCTGCAATTAACGAAAGATTACTTCTTTCTGTTTCCGCTGGAGACAAGACTATTTTTTTTACAGTGTACCTCTTTTGGTTATGGTAGGCTTGTGCAGCTTTGGAAAAACAAAGTAGGTAGCACTAAGGAGTCCAACACTGACGATCCACTGCAGCACTTGGGCAGAATCACAAGACATAAGTTGCGCGTATCGAGAGAGACACTGTTTTTGAGTGGATTGAAGATTCTAGATAAATATGGATCCACAGCTAGTGTTCTAGAAATTGAGTATCAAGGAGAGGTAGGAACTGGTTTAGGCCCAACTTTGGAATTCTATGCTTGTATATCTCGAGAGTTCACGAGGAGAAACTTGAACATGTGGCGCTGTGAGAACTTCAAGAGCTCTGCTGACGTTGAAGTACCCGATTACGTCGAAACTTCATTGTTTCCTACGCCTCTGGATCCTTCAAAGGACAATAAGAGAGTCATTGAATTGTTCCGATACCTGGGTATTTTCGTCGCGAGATCTATGCTCGATAACAGGATTCTTGATTTCTATTTCAGCAGggtattctttcaactgaCGCATAGAAGATACAGGACCAAGGGCAAAGACATTCTGGTTGAAGACATAGAGGGCGGACTCGAGCTATTAGCACTAGTGGATGAGCACTTGGCAAGCTCTTTATGTTACTTGTATGAAAACAGGGAAAAGGCCTCTGAACTGGAGCAAATGACATTGACATTCACTTTACCTGGCCTCGAACTTGATTTAATAGAAAATGGGAAAGACATCAACGTAACATCAAAGAACGTTGAAGAGTACATCAAGTTAGTTCTAAACTACACATTGGATGTCGGAATCAGGCAACAGTTGGATAGCTTCATCGAGGGTTTCTCCGTTGTCTTCCCATATTCGTCCCTTTTAATCCTGACTCCCGAAGAACTCGTGGAGATGCATGGAAGAGTCGAAGAAGATTGGTCTTCTTCCACATTGTATGCATCGATCAATGCAGATCATGGGTACTCAATGGGTTCTAACTCAATTCACGAGTTGGTTTCCATCATGTCTTCTTTCGAAAGGCAGGACAGAAGGCTATTCTTACAGTTTTTGACTGGATCCCCCAAGTTACCAATTGGTGGATTCAAAAGCTTAAAGCCTAGGCTCACAGTTGTCCTTAAACATCCTGAGGACGGACTGGGTCCGGATGCATATCTGCCCAGTGTCATGACTTGTGCAAACTACTTCAAGTTACCCAAGTATAGCAGTGGAGAAATGATGCGTTCAAGAATAGTGCAGGCGATGAATGAAGGTTCGCAGGCTTTTCTCCTCTCTTAG